From Scophthalmus maximus strain ysfricsl-2021 chromosome 14, ASM2237912v1, whole genome shotgun sequence, one genomic window encodes:
- the sik1 gene encoding serine/threonine-protein kinase SIK1: protein MVIMTENSRGAQSSPAQGRPLQVGFYEIIRTLGKGNFAVVKLAKHKVTKTQVAIKIIDKTRLNPSNLEKIYREVQIMKLLNHPHIIKLYQVMETKDMLYIVTEYAKNGEMFDHLTSNGRMSEDEARKKFWQILTAVDYCHRHHIVHRDLKTENLLLDANMNIKLADFGFGNFYNAGEPLSTWCGSPPYAAPEVFEGKEYEGPQLDIWSLGVVLYVLVCGSLPFDGASLPALRQRVTEGRFRIPFFMSQDCENLIRKMLVVDPTKRISMAQIKQHRWMLADPTAAHETLSPSLTEYNSNLGDYSEPVLGIMNTLGIDRQRTIESLQSSSYNHFSAIYYLLLERLREHRTQQLSRQCGTWSQRPRSTSDSTGPEVIMESADNYRTAAFSIPAKSTPLVYPEMECDQGGLFQRVVFPVEASFNRLLWNRSISPNSLLETSISEEVRPRDLEEEEASQTLGPLLPPTTTSRRHTLAEVSARFHQCNPPCIVVSPSDGASSDSCLKSSSSPTPTLPAAMGEMSTPLASGADGGALLPAGAPLALSSHLLPQAQGSLPSASFQEGRRASDTSLTQGLKAFRQQLRKNTRTKGLLGLNKIKGLTRQVVPPLSCNRGSRGSLGPALPEHRSMLEEVLHQQRMLQIQHQPQPQVQAAQTGPTQNALLFLAQHQSPSPPPTTVFASSSMFDAPTPSVLPLQQAPVGVQHGPWQQTRGTSSSGCCSSSSSSSCYSSSLSPVASAAYLLEARLHISQQPHPYSHSGLQQQPQSATHGTFPVLPKPAMWSLGVASGTDPNMQELGLAGQQQQQLSSCVMVK, encoded by the exons ATGGTGATCATGACAGAGAACAGCCGGGGGGCTCAGTCCAGCCCTGCCCAGGGAAGGCCACTGCAGGTCGGCTTCTACGAGATCATCCGCACCCTGGGGAAAGGCAACTTTGCAGTGGTGAAACTGGCCAAACACAAAGTCACCAAAACGCAG gTGGCCATAAAGATCATCGATAAGACCAGGCTGAATCCCTCCAACCTGGAGAAAATTTACAGAGAAGTGCAGATTATGAAGCTGCTAAACCACCCCCATATCATCAAACTGTACCAG GTCATGGAGACCAAAGACATGCTGTACATTGTGACGGAGTATGCGAAGAACGGAGAGATGTTCG ACCACCTGACCTCAAATGGTCGCATGAGTGAAGATGAGGCACGAAAGAAGTTCTGGCAGATCCTTACGGCAGTGGACTACTGCCACCGACACCACATCGTTCACCGTGACCTAAAAACCGAGAACCTGTTGCTGGATGCCAACATGAATATAAAACTGGCCG ACTTTGGATTCGGAAACTTCTACAATGCAGGGGAGCCTCTGTCCACGTGGTGTGGCAGCCCGCCTTACGCTGCCCCTGAAGTGTTTGAAGGGAAAGAGTATGAGGGGCCTCAGCTCGACATTTGG AGTCTCGGTGTGGTACTTTATGTTCTTGTCTGCGGCTCTCTTCCGTTCGACGGAGCCAGTCTGCCTGCACTCCGACAGAGAGTCACAGAGGGACGATTCCGAATCCCTTTCTTCATGTCCCAAG ACTGTGAAAACCTGATCCGCAAGATGCTGGTGGTGGACCCAACCAAGAGGATCAGTATGGCCCAGATCAAGCAGCACCGCTGGATGCTGGCAGACCCAACAGCTGCCCACGAGACCCTCAGCCCTTCGCTCACAGAGTACAACTCTAACCTGGGCGACTACAGCGAACCCGTGCTGGGCATCATGAACACTCTGGGCATCGACCGCCAAAGGACTATTGAG tctctgcagagcagcagctacAATCACTTCTCTGCTATCTACTATCTGCTGCTGGAGAGATTGAGAGAGCATCGCACCCAGCAACTTAGCCGCCAGTGTGGAACCTGGAGCCAGAGACCCAGGAGCACCTCCGACTCCACTGGCCCAGAG GTGATAATGGAGTCCGCCGACAATTATAGAACCGCAGCATTTTCAATTCCAGCCAAAAGTACCCCTCTTGTGTACCCAGAGATGGAGTGTGATCAGGGTGGATTGTTCCAG CGCGTGGTGTTTCCAGTGGAGGCCAGCTTCAACAGATTGCTCTGGAATCGCTCCATTTCACCCAATAGCCTGCTGGAGACGAGCATCAGCGAAGAGGTGCGACCCagagacctggaggaggaggaggcatcGCAAACTCTCGGGCCCCTgctccctcccaccaccacctcccgcAGACACACTCTGGCCGAGGTGTCCGCCCGTTTCCACCAGTGCAACCCTCCAT GTATCGTGGTCAGTCCTTCCGACGGTGCCTCCTCTGACAGCTGTCTGAAATCCTCATCCAGTCCCACCCCGACTTTGCCGGCTGCTATGGGCGAGATGTCAACACCTCTGGCCTCTGGGGCAGATGGTGGAGCTCTGCTGCCAGCTGGAGCTCCACTggccctctcctcccacctccttccCCAGGCCCAGGGCAGCCTGCCCTCTGCCAGCTTCCAAGAGGGTCGCAGAGCCTCCGACACCTCCCTAACACAAG GGCTCAAAGCTTTCCGCCAGCagctgaggaaaaacacacgCACTAAAGGGCTTCTGGGATTAAATAAGATCAAGGGTCTGACAAGGCAGGTtgtccctcccctctcctgtaACCGCGGCAGCCGAGGTTCCCTGGGTCCAGCCCTCCCCGAGCACCGCAGCAtgctggaggaggtgctgcaCCAGCAAAG GATGCTGCAGATCCAACACCAGCCTCAGCCGCAGGTCCAAGCTGCTCAGACAGGACCTACCCAGAATGCCCTGCTCTTTCTGGCCCAGCACCAGTCACCATCTCCTCCGCCTACGACCGTGTTCGCTTCTTCCTCCATGTTTGACGCCCCCACCCCCTCCGTCCTGCCTCTTCAGCAAGCGCCGGTGGGTGTACAGCACGGCCCCTGGCAACAAACCCGCGGGACTTCGTCCtctggctgctgctcctcatcgtcgtcgtcatcgtgcTACTCCTCATCCCTGTCCCCCGTGGCCTCCGCTGCTTACCTTCTGGAGGCTCGCCTGCACATCAGCCAGCAGCCCCACCCTTACTCACACTctggcctccagcagcagcctcagtctGCGACACACGGCACCTTCCCCGTCCTGCCCAAACCGGCGATGTGGAGCCTGGGTGTGGCCTCCGGCACGGATCCTAACATGCAGGAGTTGGGACTggctgggcagcagcagcagcagctcagtagCTGTGTGATGGTGAAGTAG